One Armatimonadota bacterium genomic region harbors:
- a CDS encoding hybrid sensor histidine kinase/response regulator has product MNQLPQILYIEDNPDNQRLVQRVLSARGYQVVIAEDGPGGLALARTTHPALVLVDLGIPGLDGYETTTRLRSLSHMHNVPIIALTADASPGSRERALVAGCDGYLSKPIDARALPAQIAEFIEGRRERLPEVMETELLRSYNQKLVERLEARVRELTLANAQLQDLDRMKDQFLATLSHELRTPLTSLLGYLELFDRGMLGPLTPQQEEAVRVMRRSSEVLARQLNNLLYFQEVRSRSLNFVQLQPLDILRPLIAAARERAAQAQLQFDVLLSEMQPIEVDRSAFEHLVRNLLDNAFQYTKPGGRVRFIARDEPTRLIIRVEDTGIGIPAGEQEKIFLPFYQVDHSLAREHPGSGLGLAIVRHIVEAHGGQIALRSAPGEGSAFTVAIPRRQVVANG; this is encoded by the coding sequence ATGAACCAGTTGCCACAAATTCTGTACATTGAAGACAACCCAGACAATCAGCGTCTGGTGCAGCGAGTACTCAGCGCCCGTGGCTATCAGGTCGTCATCGCTGAAGACGGTCCTGGTGGTCTCGCGCTTGCCCGCACGACCCATCCAGCGCTGGTGCTGGTCGATCTCGGCATCCCCGGTCTCGATGGCTACGAAACGACAACTCGCCTGCGTTCCCTGTCCCACATGCACAATGTGCCGATTATCGCCCTGACCGCAGATGCCTCACCCGGATCACGTGAACGTGCCTTGGTTGCCGGCTGTGATGGGTATCTGAGTAAGCCGATTGACGCCCGTGCGCTGCCGGCGCAGATCGCCGAATTCATCGAGGGGCGCCGCGAACGCTTGCCGGAAGTTATGGAGACGGAGCTGTTACGCTCGTACAACCAGAAGCTGGTCGAGCGATTGGAAGCGCGGGTGCGTGAACTGACACTGGCCAACGCCCAATTGCAAGACCTTGATCGGATGAAGGATCAGTTCCTGGCTACCCTCTCGCACGAACTACGCACCCCCCTCACCTCGCTCCTGGGCTATCTCGAACTCTTTGACCGCGGCATGCTGGGTCCGCTCACACCACAGCAAGAAGAAGCGGTTCGTGTCATGCGGCGCAGCAGTGAAGTGCTGGCCCGCCAGCTCAACAACCTGCTCTACTTTCAAGAGGTACGCAGTCGATCACTCAATTTTGTGCAATTACAGCCACTCGATATTCTGCGCCCACTTATCGCTGCCGCCCGCGAACGGGCAGCCCAGGCGCAGTTGCAGTTCGATGTCCTCCTTTCCGAGATGCAGCCGATTGAGGTTGATCGCTCGGCATTTGAACACCTGGTACGCAATCTCCTTGACAACGCCTTTCAGTACACCAAACCCGGTGGGAGAGTTCGCTTCATCGCCCGTGATGAACCAACCCGCCTGATCATTCGGGTCGAAGATACCGGGATCGGAATTCCTGCCGGTGAGCAAGAAAAAATCTTCCTCCCCTTCTACCAGGTCGATCACTCGCTGGCTCGTGAACATCCTGGCAGTGGGCTTGGGCTGGCGATTGTACGCCATATCGTCGAAGCGCACGGTGGTCAGATCGCGCTGCGGAGCGCCCCCGGCGAGGGAAGTGCGTTTACGGTGGCTATTCCGCGCCGACAGGTAGTAGCAAATGGGTGA